The Flavobacterium sp. HJ-32-4 genome contains a region encoding:
- a CDS encoding TIGR01777 family oxidoreductase yields the protein MEAKKVVIAAGTGFLGQVLCRYFAKKGYGVTVLTRGAARTENGIDYVTWDARTRGRWEEVLEGAYVVINLAGKSVDCRYDEKNRKEILGSRIDSTKVLGAAIRDCKQPPHHWLNAATATIYRHSEDKRMDEETGEIGHDFSMDVAQAWEAAFFGEDTPLTRKTALRTAIVLGKGGGAFPPLKRLVAMGFGGKQGSGRQYISWMHEADFASAVAFIIEGGMEGVVNLVAPDPIRNADFMRALRKAMGVRWGLPLTKQLLEFGASVIGTETELVLKSRNVVPARLQEAGFQFQYGSLGAAFQQLTR from the coding sequence ATGGAAGCGAAGAAAGTTGTGATTGCCGCCGGGACGGGTTTTCTGGGGCAGGTATTGTGTCGCTATTTTGCGAAAAAGGGTTACGGAGTGACGGTTCTTACAAGGGGTGCCGCGCGCACTGAAAACGGCATTGATTATGTAACATGGGATGCCCGCACGCGGGGTCGGTGGGAAGAGGTGCTGGAAGGGGCATACGTCGTGATCAACCTGGCGGGTAAGTCGGTCGATTGTCGCTATGACGAGAAAAATCGAAAGGAGATACTGGGGTCACGGATTGATAGCACCAAGGTATTGGGGGCGGCGATTCGCGATTGCAAACAACCACCCCACCATTGGCTGAATGCGGCTACGGCGACCATTTACCGCCATTCTGAAGATAAAAGAATGGACGAGGAGACTGGTGAAATTGGTCATGATTTCTCTATGGATGTGGCCCAGGCGTGGGAAGCAGCTTTTTTTGGTGAGGACACGCCCCTTACACGCAAGACGGCACTTCGAACCGCCATTGTGTTAGGCAAAGGCGGCGGTGCCTTTCCGCCCTTAAAGCGTCTGGTCGCCATGGGATTTGGAGGGAAACAGGGTAGCGGCCGGCAGTATATCAGTTGGATGCATGAAGCGGATTTTGCAAGTGCCGTCGCCTTTATCATCGAGGGCGGGATGGAAGGCGTGGTGAACCTCGTGGCTCCGGATCCGATACGCAACGCCGACTTCATGCGTGCGCTTCGTAAGGCAATGGGAGTGCGGTGGGGATTGCCCCTTACTAAGCAGTTGCTCGAGTTCGGCGCGTCAGTGATCGGTACCGAGACGGAACTGGTACTGAAAAGCCGGAACGTCGTACCTGCCCGGTTGCAGGAGGCAGGTTTTCAGTTCCAATACGGTAGCCTGGGGGCGGCCTTCCAACAATTGACCCGATGA
- a CDS encoding methyltransferase — protein MYETTFPNKRFRHTLEFLKKHVSTSETILDLGVPNPFSEIMLQNGYQVQNTSGEDLDNDQSALQSSDATVVTAFEIFEHLLNPYTVLQSMKANKLVLSIPMRLWFAPAYRSKTDPWDRHYHEFEDWQLDWLLEKTGWTILDRQKFTNPVKKIGWRPLLRRFTPRYYIIYAERR, from the coding sequence ATGTACGAAACAACCTTTCCCAACAAACGCTTCCGGCACACGCTGGAATTCCTGAAAAAACACGTGTCGACGTCAGAGACGATCCTCGACCTGGGCGTACCGAACCCGTTCTCCGAGATCATGCTGCAAAACGGCTACCAGGTGCAGAATACATCCGGCGAAGACCTTGACAACGACCAGTCGGCCCTGCAGTCCAGCGACGCGACCGTGGTCACGGCCTTCGAGATTTTCGAACACCTGCTCAATCCGTACACCGTATTGCAATCCATGAAGGCCAACAAACTCGTGTTGTCGATCCCGATGCGGTTGTGGTTTGCGCCGGCCTATCGCAGCAAGACCGATCCGTGGGACCGTCACTATCATGAGTTTGAGGACTGGCAACTCGACTGGCTCCTTGAAAAAACCGGCTGGACCATCCTTGACCGCCAGAAATTCACCAATCCGGTAAAGAAAATCGGCTGGCGTCCGTTGCTCCGGCGGTTTACGCCCCGTTATTATATCATCTACGCCGAGCGCCGATGA
- a CDS encoding group III truncated hemoglobin, producing MRDIENQDDLYQLVETFYQRLLSDPAIAYIFTDVVKIHLEEHLPILVTFWSQAILGTGGYTRNLTQLHVDVSAKERLTPALFQIWLGHFNASVDFLFKGPKAEQIKTQALSIATIMQIKIAAQEK from the coding sequence ATGCGTGACATCGAAAACCAAGACGACCTCTACCAACTCGTCGAGACCTTTTACCAACGGCTGCTGAGCGATCCGGCCATTGCCTATATCTTCACGGATGTAGTCAAAATCCACCTCGAAGAACACCTCCCGATCCTCGTAACGTTCTGGTCGCAGGCCATTCTCGGAACCGGTGGTTACACCCGCAACCTAACCCAGTTGCATGTAGACGTCAGCGCCAAAGAACGCCTTACCCCCGCACTCTTCCAGATTTGGCTCGGTCACTTCAATGCCAGCGTCGATTTTCTTTTCAAAGGACCTAAAGCCGAACAGATCAAGACACAGGCCCTCAGCATTGCAACCATTATGCAAATTAAGATTGCGGCGCAGGAAAAATAA
- a CDS encoding SRPBCC family protein — protein sequence MTRLYFVTYIRAARERVFDLSRDVDFHTKSATTSRERVIGGRMSGLLEPGETVRFQGYHFGLCLRHTSTLTEFVHPAYFVDEMTEGHFRYFRHEHRFTEEGVQTRMEDILHYEVPFGWCGRLFDRLFLRRHLTAFLTERNRYLKEVAEQEVGYPPDNRDRLGP from the coding sequence ATGACGCGGCTTTATTTTGTTACCTACATCAGGGCCGCACGCGAGCGCGTTTTCGACCTTTCACGTGATGTCGATTTTCATACCAAATCGGCCACAACCTCAAGGGAGCGAGTAATTGGCGGTCGTATGTCGGGTTTGTTGGAACCCGGCGAAACGGTTCGTTTCCAGGGATACCATTTTGGGTTGTGTTTGCGACATACGAGCACCCTGACCGAGTTTGTGCATCCGGCGTACTTTGTCGACGAAATGACGGAAGGACACTTTCGGTATTTCCGCCATGAACATCGGTTTACAGAGGAGGGAGTACAGACGCGGATGGAAGACATCCTGCACTATGAAGTGCCTTTCGGATGGTGCGGAAGGCTGTTTGACCGGTTGTTCCTCCGGCGGCACCTGACGGCATTCCTTACTGAACGCAACCGGTATCTAAAGGAAGTGGCGGAGCAGGAGGTCGGCTATCCACCAGATAATCGGGATCGACTCGGCCCATAA
- a CDS encoding 3-oxoacyl-ACP synthase III family protein encodes MNIKITGSGSYIPNVRVTNAEFAQHVFLSEDGTNLPYPNNTVTEKFREITGIEERRYVENDLLTSDIAFLAAEKAIADAGIDPETLDYIIFAHNFGNVKKDAIQTDILPSLASRVKYSLRIRNPKCVAYDILFGCPGWVEGVIQAQAFIKAGMAKRCLVIGAETLSRVVDMHDRDSMIYSDGAGATVIEATDEPGGILGHATATFSYDEAYYLFFGNSFNKDHDPDVRYIKMHGRKIYEFALSNVPKAMKDCLDASGLDISDVKKVLIHQANEKMDEAIVQRFYKLYNQRPPEGIMPMSIHYLGNSSVATIPTLYDLLVKGKIREQALNKGDVVIFASVGAGMNINAFVYRM; translated from the coding sequence ATGAACATAAAGATAACCGGATCCGGGAGTTACATACCAAACGTACGTGTCACTAATGCCGAATTCGCCCAACACGTTTTCCTTAGTGAAGACGGCACTAATCTCCCGTATCCCAACAACACGGTAACCGAAAAATTCCGCGAAATCACCGGTATCGAAGAACGACGATACGTCGAAAATGACCTACTGACATCCGATATTGCGTTCTTAGCCGCCGAAAAAGCCATCGCCGACGCGGGCATCGATCCCGAAACGCTCGACTATATCATCTTCGCCCATAACTTCGGCAACGTCAAGAAAGACGCGATCCAAACCGATATCCTGCCGAGCCTCGCCAGCCGGGTGAAATACAGCCTTCGCATCCGCAACCCGAAATGTGTCGCCTACGATATCCTCTTCGGATGCCCCGGTTGGGTAGAAGGCGTCATCCAGGCACAGGCCTTCATCAAAGCCGGAATGGCCAAACGCTGCCTCGTCATCGGGGCCGAAACGCTCTCACGCGTGGTCGATATGCACGACCGCGACAGCATGATTTACTCCGACGGCGCCGGTGCCACGGTCATTGAAGCCACCGATGAACCCGGAGGCATCCTCGGACACGCCACGGCCACCTTTTCCTACGACGAGGCCTACTACCTTTTTTTCGGTAACTCGTTCAATAAAGACCACGACCCAGACGTGCGCTACATCAAGATGCACGGCCGCAAAATCTACGAATTCGCCCTGTCGAACGTGCCGAAAGCCATGAAAGACTGCCTCGATGCCAGTGGTTTAGACATCTCTGACGTCAAAAAAGTGCTCATCCACCAGGCGAACGAAAAGATGGATGAAGCCATAGTCCAGCGGTTCTATAAACTCTATAACCAACGACCACCCGAAGGCATCATGCCGATGAGCATCCATTACCTCGGCAATTCGAGCGTCGCCACGATCCCGACCCTATACGACCTGCTCGTCAAAGGAAAAATCCGTGAACAGGCCCTCAACAAAGGCGATGTTGTTATCTTTGCATCCGTCGGCGCCGGCATGAACATCAATGCGTTCGTGTACCGGATGTGA
- the gcvP gene encoding aminomethyl-transferring glycine dehydrogenase produces MKTDAFALRHLGPRETDLSYMFQTIGVSDIEQLIYETIPDDIRLKKDLELDPAMTEYEYAQHIRALGEKNKVFTSYIGLGYHPTIVPAPIQRNIFENPGWYTAYTPYQAEIAQGRLEALLNYQTTVIELSGMEIANASLLDEGTAAAEAMALLFDVRSRDQKKNGANKFFVSAEVLPQTLSVLETRATPIGIELVIGDHQQFGFTSDFFGALLQYPGKFGQIYDYTDFISEAKKNEIKVAVAADILSLVLLKSPGEMGADVVVGTTQRFGVPMGFGGPHAAFFATKEEYKRSMPGRIIGVTVDTDGNRALRMALQTREQHIKREKATSNICTAQVLLAVMAGMYAVYHGPKGLTYIAKKVHDSARKAAAGLQAMGLQQINTSYFDTLCVKADTKKIRPVAEAKGVNFFYIDDATLSISFNETTSDADIATLFAIFADALGVAAPALGEPQREVVPTALLRTDRFLQHDVFNSYHSETGIMRYIKKLERKDLALNHSMISLGSCTMKLNAASEMLPLSMANWNSLHPFAPADQVQGYLEMLKKLEQQLNVVTGFAGTTLQPNSGAQGEYAGLMAIRAYHIARGEGHRHVCLIPASAHGTNPASAAMAGMTIIVTKTMENGNIDVEDVRAKAIEHKDNLSCLMVTYPSTHGVFESAIREITQIIHDNGGQVYMDGANMNAQVGLTNPATIGADVCHLNLHKTFAIPHGGGGPGVGPICVAEHLVPFLPGNPVVPVGGNQAITAISAAPYGSALVCLISYGYICMLGSEGLKKSTQYAILNANYMKARLEAHYPILYTGECGRAAHEMIVDCRAFKAKGIEVTDIAKRLMDYGFHAPTVSFPVAGTLMIEPTESEDLAELDRFCDAMIAIRAEIEAASAEDPDNVLKNAPHTLDLLTADTWTFPYSRQQAAFPLDYISDNKFWPSVRRVDDAYGDRNLICSCAPIEAYA; encoded by the coding sequence ATGAAGACAGACGCTTTTGCCCTGCGCCATTTGGGTCCACGTGAGACCGATCTTTCCTATATGTTCCAGACCATCGGCGTGTCCGATATCGAACAGCTGATTTACGAAACCATTCCGGATGACATCCGCCTGAAAAAGGACCTCGAACTCGATCCGGCGATGACCGAATATGAATACGCGCAACACATCCGTGCATTGGGCGAAAAGAACAAGGTATTTACCTCCTATATCGGTCTCGGGTACCATCCGACCATCGTGCCTGCGCCGATACAACGCAACATCTTCGAGAACCCCGGATGGTATACGGCCTACACGCCCTACCAGGCAGAAATTGCCCAGGGCCGTCTCGAAGCGCTTCTGAACTACCAAACGACCGTCATCGAACTGAGCGGCATGGAGATCGCCAATGCGTCACTCCTTGACGAAGGCACGGCCGCCGCTGAGGCTATGGCGCTTTTATTTGACGTACGCTCACGCGACCAGAAAAAGAACGGGGCCAATAAGTTCTTCGTTTCGGCTGAGGTGCTGCCGCAGACACTATCGGTACTTGAAACACGTGCGACCCCGATTGGCATAGAACTCGTCATCGGTGACCACCAACAGTTCGGATTCACGTCTGATTTTTTTGGCGCGCTCCTGCAATATCCAGGGAAGTTCGGACAGATTTATGACTACACCGACTTCATAAGCGAAGCAAAGAAAAACGAAATCAAAGTCGCCGTCGCGGCCGATATCCTCTCACTTGTGCTTCTGAAGTCGCCAGGTGAAATGGGGGCGGATGTCGTAGTGGGTACTACCCAACGCTTCGGCGTGCCAATGGGCTTCGGCGGACCACACGCGGCGTTCTTTGCTACCAAAGAAGAATACAAACGCAGCATGCCAGGCCGTATCATTGGTGTGACCGTTGATACCGATGGCAACCGCGCACTTCGCATGGCGTTGCAAACACGCGAACAGCATATCAAGCGTGAAAAAGCGACATCCAATATCTGTACGGCACAGGTGCTGCTGGCGGTTATGGCGGGTATGTATGCCGTATACCATGGCCCGAAAGGCCTCACCTACATCGCCAAAAAAGTACACGACAGCGCACGTAAAGCGGCTGCCGGTCTTCAGGCGATGGGCCTCCAACAGATCAATACATCGTATTTTGATACGCTGTGCGTGAAAGCGGATACCAAAAAGATCCGTCCGGTAGCGGAAGCAAAGGGCGTTAATTTCTTTTATATCGATGACGCGACGCTGTCGATTTCCTTCAATGAAACCACGTCGGATGCCGACATCGCCACGTTGTTCGCAATTTTCGCAGACGCATTGGGCGTAGCAGCCCCCGCGCTTGGCGAACCCCAGCGGGAGGTCGTGCCAACGGCTTTGCTTCGCACCGATCGTTTCCTGCAACATGATGTGTTCAACTCGTACCATTCGGAGACGGGCATCATGCGTTACATCAAAAAACTCGAGCGTAAAGATTTGGCCCTTAACCATTCGATGATCTCGCTTGGGTCTTGTACGATGAAGCTCAATGCTGCCTCAGAGATGTTGCCGCTGAGCATGGCCAACTGGAACAGCCTGCACCCATTCGCTCCGGCGGATCAGGTACAAGGCTACCTTGAAATGCTGAAAAAACTCGAACAACAACTCAATGTAGTAACCGGCTTTGCTGGTACGACGCTGCAACCAAACTCAGGTGCACAGGGCGAATACGCCGGCCTCATGGCCATTCGCGCCTACCATATCGCGCGTGGAGAAGGACACCGTCACGTGTGTCTCATTCCAGCCTCTGCCCATGGCACCAACCCGGCGTCGGCGGCTATGGCAGGTATGACCATCATCGTGACCAAAACCATGGAGAACGGCAACATCGATGTCGAAGATGTTCGTGCCAAGGCTATTGAGCACAAAGACAACCTGTCGTGCCTGATGGTGACCTATCCATCCACACACGGGGTGTTCGAAAGTGCCATCCGTGAGATTACCCAAATCATACACGACAACGGCGGACAGGTCTATATGGACGGTGCGAACATGAACGCGCAGGTCGGACTCACCAATCCGGCTACCATCGGAGCGGATGTCTGCCACCTGAACCTCCACAAAACCTTCGCCATTCCGCACGGTGGTGGCGGACCGGGCGTAGGACCTATTTGTGTGGCCGAACACCTTGTGCCTTTCCTTCCGGGCAATCCGGTTGTGCCAGTAGGAGGTAACCAGGCGATTACCGCGATTTCAGCGGCGCCGTACGGTTCAGCTTTGGTATGCCTCATTTCGTACGGATACATCTGTATGTTGGGCTCCGAAGGATTGAAGAAGTCAACCCAATACGCCATCCTGAATGCGAATTATATGAAGGCCCGCCTTGAGGCCCATTACCCGATTCTCTACACGGGCGAATGTGGACGTGCGGCCCACGAAATGATCGTCGACTGCCGCGCCTTCAAAGCAAAAGGCATCGAAGTGACGGATATTGCCAAGCGTTTGATGGACTACGGTTTCCACGCGCCGACCGTGTCGTTCCCGGTAGCGGGCACGCTCATGATCGAACCGACGGAAAGCGAAGACCTTGCCGAACTCGACCGTTTCTGCGATGCGATGATTGCCATCCGGGCCGAAATCGAAGCGGCATCGGCTGAAGATCCGGACAATGTGCTTAAAAATGCGCCTCATACGCTCGACCTACTGACTGCCGACACGTGGACTTTCCCGTATTCGCGCCAGCAGGCGGCCTTCCCACTTGATTATATCAGCGACAACAAGTTCTGGCCGAGCGTGCGCCGCGTAGACGACGCCTATGGCGACCGGAATTTGATTTGCTCGTGTGCGCCGATTGAAGCGTATGCCTGA